One genomic segment of Bradyrhizobium prioriisuperbiae includes these proteins:
- a CDS encoding ABC transporter substrate-binding protein — MYKPAAGRGGYVAKALRALSLAGALTATSAGLVSAGEEVPQYGGTLNIGNVYVTVSPLTWDPADWAWKFQQDTGLMYEQLFAADLSKSKRRGGPYSFVPDAWLPTDAIRGELAESWQWKENPLRVEIKLRQGVMFPDKPGVMAARELVADDVVQSYERLNNSPKKVPTYFDHVEKAEAIDKHTVVFTFKTYSSEWDYRFGWGYYSGIVPKEVADAGAGNWKNANGTGPFRLTDYVQANALTFSRNDNYWDKEQIDGKPYKLPFVDKIVYRTIKDEATFLAALRTGKLDLLESIRWSAVDELKKSAPKLQWSRWLATGGTFLAMRTDAKPFDDLRVRRALNMAVNKQEILSSFYNGEGQLFAYPQHPDYIGYFEPLEQMPDSVKELYTYNPQKAKALLAEAGYPNGFSFKVQVCSCSPDHMDLLPLVAAYLEKVGVKLEIQPMEYGAFLSAMTTKTNTAGYFMLNGHTNPTTTLRKSFVTKQTWNPSQFSDPDIDRKMNEVFQERDESKRQMMLKEMTRSIIDKAPYIFLPVAYNYTAWWPWVKNYGGELRAGSERPGPIHARIWIDQEMKKRMGF; from the coding sequence ATGTACAAACCCGCGGCCGGACGAGGAGGATACGTTGCCAAAGCGCTACGCGCGCTGTCACTGGCTGGTGCACTGACCGCGACCTCGGCGGGGCTTGTCTCGGCCGGCGAGGAGGTGCCGCAATATGGCGGCACCCTCAACATCGGCAATGTCTATGTCACGGTCTCGCCCTTGACCTGGGATCCGGCCGACTGGGCCTGGAAATTCCAGCAGGACACCGGGCTGATGTACGAGCAACTGTTCGCAGCCGACCTCAGCAAGTCGAAACGTCGCGGCGGTCCCTACTCGTTCGTGCCGGATGCCTGGCTGCCGACGGACGCGATCCGCGGCGAACTGGCTGAGAGCTGGCAGTGGAAGGAAAATCCACTGCGCGTGGAGATCAAGCTGCGCCAGGGCGTGATGTTTCCGGACAAGCCCGGGGTGATGGCCGCGCGCGAACTCGTTGCCGACGACGTGGTGCAGAGCTATGAGCGGCTCAACAACAGTCCGAAGAAGGTCCCGACCTATTTCGACCATGTCGAGAAGGCCGAGGCCATCGACAAGCACACCGTGGTCTTCACCTTCAAGACCTATTCCTCGGAATGGGATTACCGCTTTGGCTGGGGCTACTACTCCGGCATCGTGCCGAAGGAAGTCGCGGATGCCGGCGCCGGCAACTGGAAAAATGCCAACGGCACCGGACCGTTCCGGCTGACCGACTATGTCCAGGCCAACGCTCTCACCTTCTCCCGCAACGACAATTACTGGGACAAGGAGCAGATCGACGGCAAGCCGTACAAGCTGCCGTTTGTCGACAAGATCGTCTATCGCACCATCAAGGACGAAGCGACATTCCTCGCTGCATTGCGCACCGGCAAGCTCGACCTGCTGGAATCGATCCGCTGGAGCGCGGTGGACGAATTGAAGAAGAGCGCGCCGAAACTGCAGTGGTCGCGCTGGCTCGCCACCGGCGGCACGTTCCTTGCGATGCGCACCGACGCCAAGCCGTTCGACGACCTGCGGGTGCGCCGCGCGCTGAACATGGCGGTCAACAAGCAGGAGATCCTGTCCTCGTTCTACAATGGCGAGGGCCAGCTGTTCGCCTACCCGCAACATCCCGACTATATCGGCTATTTCGAGCCGCTGGAGCAGATGCCTGACAGCGTGAAGGAGCTCTACACGTATAACCCGCAGAAGGCGAAGGCGCTGCTCGCGGAAGCCGGTTATCCGAACGGCTTCTCCTTCAAGGTGCAGGTGTGTTCCTGCTCGCCGGATCACATGGACCTGCTGCCGCTGGTCGCAGCGTATCTGGAAAAGGTCGGCGTCAAGCTCGAAATCCAGCCGATGGAGTATGGCGCGTTCCTGTCGGCGATGACCACCAAGACCAACACGGCCGGCTACTTCATGCTCAACGGCCACACCAACCCGACCACCACCCTGCGCAAAAGCTTTGTCACCAAGCAGACCTGGAATCCATCGCAGTTCTCCGACCCCGATATCGACCGCAAGATGAACGAGGTCTTCCAGGAGCGGGACGAGAGCAAGCGCCAGATGATGCTCAAGGAGATGACCCGCTCGATCATCGACAAGGCGCCCTACATCTTCCTGCCGGTTGCCTACAACTACACGGCGTGGTGGCCGTGGGTGAAAAATTATGGCGGCGAGCTGCGCGCCGGTTCCGAGCGGCCCGGCCCGATCCATGCGCGGATCTGGATCGACCAGGAGATGAAAAAGAGGATGGGTTTTTGA
- a CDS encoding ABC transporter permease, with protein MSTLTETTPIKRSTPPGALRQFVTRLVREQPVGAAAGLVFIIFLFCGVFAHLLAPYGFNEISPIERLKPPSLRHWFGTDNLGRDVLSRCLYGARLSVIIGLSAAALATVLSVTIGTITAYIGGRFDMIAQRFVDAYMSFPELVILITVVSVLGPGMIQIIGILSLVLGIAGSRIIRSAVLSARENMYVHAAQSIGASTGRILWRHILPNIMPPIIVLFTTRVGAVILAESGLSFLGLGVPPPAPTWGGMLSGSARTYMFQGPWLALAPGLCLTVVVYATNVFGDALRDLLDPRMRNSR; from the coding sequence ATGAGCACGCTGACCGAGACCACCCCAATCAAACGGTCCACCCCGCCGGGAGCCCTGCGGCAGTTCGTAACGCGGCTGGTCCGCGAGCAACCGGTCGGCGCGGCGGCCGGACTCGTGTTCATCATCTTTCTCTTTTGCGGCGTATTCGCCCACCTGCTCGCGCCCTACGGCTTCAACGAGATCAGCCCTATCGAGCGGCTGAAGCCGCCATCGCTGCGACATTGGTTCGGCACCGACAATCTGGGACGCGACGTGCTGTCGCGCTGCCTCTACGGCGCACGGCTGTCGGTGATCATCGGCCTCTCCGCCGCGGCGCTGGCCACCGTACTGTCGGTCACCATCGGCACGATCACCGCCTATATCGGCGGCCGCTTCGACATGATCGCGCAACGTTTCGTCGACGCCTACATGTCATTCCCCGAACTGGTGATCCTGATCACGGTGGTGTCGGTGCTCGGCCCCGGCATGATCCAGATCATCGGCATCCTCAGCCTGGTGCTCGGCATCGCCGGCTCCCGCATCATCCGCAGCGCCGTGCTGTCGGCACGGGAAAACATGTATGTGCATGCGGCGCAGTCGATCGGCGCCTCCACCGGCCGCATCCTGTGGCGCCACATCCTGCCCAACATCATGCCGCCGATCATCGTGCTGTTCACCACCCGCGTCGGTGCGGTGATCCTTGCCGAATCCGGCTTGTCGTTCCTTGGCCTTGGCGTGCCGCCGCCGGCGCCAACCTGGGGCGGCATGCTCTCCGGCAGCGCCCGCACCTACATGTTCCAGGGCCCATGGCTCGCGCTCGCGCCAGGGCTGTGCCTGACCGTCGTGGTCTATGCCACCAACGTATTCGGCGATGCGCTGCGCGACCTGCTCGATCCGCGCATGCGCAACTCGCGCTGA